The following are from one region of the Thermococcus cleftensis genome:
- a CDS encoding cell wall-binding repeat-containing protein — protein MAWRKVIAVLFGLMMLAATVSLTGVRAGEAGVTVILVSDNEADCALAEYLANLTGAVVVTTTWGVYDPNVTAEVMGYGPDRVIIIGGPEAVVEEYVSDLQDLNITVERWWGKNRYETNLAVFENASRLGLRFENSVVMVPGNDTGAIREALREALRTRGIIVFANNTTDPVRIMVRLGVGNANVTIIRSRVTERIAERIMLKLESRTKVRQVEVNVTPDMALEAINVSEARISTAEGLLANVTLPEEKKILAERMLNLSKAELERAKEAYEAGNYWRAYGQAIAAKAHAEVVIRIASKEWEVKLRFDPAMRAETFIYRVERQLAVMERAGIDVTGLKALLEQLKAAVENGDYDVVNSLMTQIRRELMEAYTHGKGKFWEQIRFPDHGRWAAP, from the coding sequence ATGGCGTGGAGAAAAGTTATCGCAGTGCTCTTCGGTTTGATGATGCTGGCGGCGACGGTGTCCCTCACCGGGGTGAGGGCCGGCGAGGCTGGCGTGACGGTGATCCTGGTCAGCGACAACGAGGCCGACTGCGCCCTGGCAGAGTACCTGGCCAATCTGACCGGGGCCGTGGTTGTCACGACGACGTGGGGTGTCTATGACCCGAACGTCACCGCGGAGGTCATGGGCTACGGGCCTGACAGGGTGATAATCATAGGGGGCCCAGAGGCAGTCGTGGAGGAGTACGTGAGCGACCTCCAGGATCTGAACATAACGGTGGAGCGCTGGTGGGGCAAGAACAGGTACGAGACCAACCTGGCGGTCTTCGAGAACGCGAGCAGACTGGGCCTCAGGTTTGAGAACAGCGTGGTGATGGTTCCCGGAAACGACACGGGCGCGATCAGGGAGGCCCTCCGGGAGGCCCTGAGGACCAGGGGGATAATCGTGTTCGCCAACAACACCACCGATCCGGTTAGAATAATGGTCAGGTTGGGGGTTGGAAACGCCAACGTCACCATCATCAGGAGCCGCGTCACCGAGAGGATAGCGGAGAGAATAATGCTGAAGCTCGAGAGCAGAACGAAGGTGCGACAGGTGGAGGTGAACGTGACACCCGATATGGCCCTTGAGGCCATCAACGTCAGCGAGGCGAGGATAAGCACGGCTGAGGGACTCCTCGCCAACGTCACTCTGCCGGAGGAGAAGAAGATACTGGCGGAGAGGATGCTCAACCTGTCAAAGGCCGAGCTCGAGCGTGCGAAGGAAGCCTACGAGGCCGGGAACTACTGGAGGGCCTACGGACAGGCCATAGCCGCCAAGGCCCACGCCGAGGTGGTCATAAGGATCGCCTCCAAGGAGTGGGAGGTGAAGCTCAGGTTTGACCCGGCGATGCGGGCTGAGACCTTCATCTACCGCGTCGAGAGGCAGCTGGCCGTGATGGAAAGGGCAGGGATTGACGTGACCGGGCTGAAGGCCCTGCTGGAGCAGCTGAAGGCCGCGGTTGAAAACGGCGACTACGACGTCGTCAATTCGCTGATGACGCAGATAAGGAGGGAGCTCATGGAGGCCTACACCCACGGGAAGGGCAAGTTCTGGGAGCAGATAAGGTTTCCGGACCATGGAAGATGGGCCGCACCGTGA
- the csm2 gene encoding type III-A CRISPR-associated protein Csm2 yields the protein MSEALQKKPIDAVRLREAISSCKQLNSLEGVIGKTFGKTLTAMERFFEATPRERLDWAIVVAAYLRVLNLKTNQVRKVLDLSRDIYFDFEFRGDHSSEERIQSKLMRMRFLLAYSVGKADRRDVKALEALHKALDPILLKVSASPTRENFEAVYDFIQAVIAYHRFLGGREK from the coding sequence GTGTCGGAGGCACTCCAGAAAAAGCCCATCGACGCGGTGCGCCTCAGGGAGGCCATATCCAGCTGCAAGCAGCTGAACTCCCTGGAGGGCGTCATAGGGAAAACCTTCGGGAAGACCCTAACGGCCATGGAAAGGTTCTTTGAGGCAACCCCGCGGGAGAGGCTGGACTGGGCCATAGTGGTGGCGGCCTATCTCAGGGTGCTGAACCTCAAGACCAACCAGGTCAGGAAGGTGCTCGACCTGTCGAGGGATATATACTTCGACTTCGAGTTCAGGGGCGACCACTCCAGCGAAGAAAGGATACAGTCGAAGCTCATGAGGATGCGCTTCCTCCTGGCCTACTCGGTAGGAAAGGCCGACCGGAGGGATGTCAAAGCTCTCGAGGCACTTCACAAGGCCCTTGATCCAATCCTGCTCAAGGTCTCGGCTTCGCCTACAAGGGAGAATTTTGAGGCCGTTTACGATTTTATTCAGGCCGTTATAGCCTACCACCGCTTCCTCGGAGGGAGAGAGAAATGA
- the csm4 gene encoding type III-A CRISPR-associated RAMP protein Csm4, which yields MRMIAVRLRFRGPLHVGLHSLDSAGVVVHSDTLFGAIGSVLPRLGISTYEFVEAMRNARISSLFPFDSEHYYLPKPVNANSLVLGTFADTPEGYALSKRFRKAPLLTKEAFEMVVGGRIEAERLGELLPEGLPARIVDIPKVALDRLASNSNIFYMTQVHFREDAGLYFLYEGSEEIFRRYILPAVKFLGDEGLGGKRSWGLGLFDFEIDRNFSFSGLPEKSERYVTLSLVLPKSREEVLQWEPVRRSGWVHTTGGTPRRKPTMLFAAEGSIVRENAGRILDLDEIGEFSKEIGHRVHVYGRAFPVPMGG from the coding sequence ATGAGGATGATAGCAGTCAGGCTCAGGTTCAGGGGGCCCCTCCACGTGGGGCTTCACTCCCTCGACAGCGCCGGCGTCGTGGTTCACTCGGATACGCTATTCGGTGCCATAGGCTCGGTGCTCCCGAGGCTCGGCATCAGCACCTACGAGTTCGTCGAGGCAATGCGGAACGCGCGCATCTCCTCGCTCTTCCCCTTTGACTCCGAGCACTACTACCTGCCGAAGCCCGTGAACGCGAACTCCCTCGTGCTCGGGACCTTCGCAGACACGCCCGAGGGCTACGCCCTCTCGAAAAGGTTCAGAAAGGCACCCCTCCTGACGAAGGAAGCCTTCGAGATGGTGGTGGGTGGAAGGATAGAGGCGGAGAGGCTGGGGGAGCTGCTTCCAGAGGGCCTACCTGCGCGGATCGTGGATATCCCGAAGGTCGCCCTCGACAGGCTCGCCTCCAACTCCAACATATTTTACATGACCCAGGTCCACTTCAGGGAGGACGCAGGTTTGTACTTCCTCTACGAGGGGAGCGAGGAGATCTTCAGGAGGTACATCCTCCCCGCCGTCAAGTTCCTGGGCGACGAGGGGCTGGGTGGCAAGAGGAGCTGGGGACTCGGCCTCTTCGATTTTGAGATCGACAGGAACTTCAGCTTCTCGGGACTTCCGGAGAAAAGCGAACGCTACGTAACCCTCTCCCTCGTGCTCCCGAAGAGCAGGGAGGAGGTGCTCCAGTGGGAGCCGGTCAGGCGCTCCGGCTGGGTGCACACCACCGGCGGCACGCCCAGGAGGAAGCCCACCATGCTCTTCGCGGCTGAGGGCTCGATAGTCAGGGAGAACGCGGGAAGGATACTGGACCTCGACGAGATAGGAGAGTTCTCAAAGGAAATAGGGCACAGGGTCCACGTCTACGGCAGGGCGTTCCCGGTGCCCATGGGGGGTTGA
- the cas10 gene encoding type III-A CRISPR-associated protein Cas10/Csm1, which produces MKQDVETLALAAALLPLGRVLSRAGRGSPGKAGFEFLVGLSERSGREEYRRVAPFQLLLDGWEAFADSVSDEKTLKLGRAIFEAMELLGECREEDPSTPLVSVFTLVDIGKGSPEMLYYRPVELDLGKEFPTPEREVEVTPAWYSDVVGRISYALSQPGQYPDSSRVMAVLERYLTFVPACTSDPRVSLYDYSRMLSALAVSLYLAGEAEKPFLFVEGDLSGIQRFVFTITSKGALKMLRARSIYLDLLAWDVVLEVLGRLGLPRSCIIYNGGGAFTLILPNTDDTISTLRRVRERLERFLLGEFDGSLYLALDWDEVGREEMRTFRNGSLWRDMKAKVGERKSRRFLDVIGEFVDSDGFHKLEECAVCRKQITPAEAKKFTIRNEEGEELKLCGRCYELWHLGTALPKTGLFVRIGGENLEEYGEDPKSSVLLSFSRIYWFDDVKMLSEWNVPPGSEVLLRNSLDLWKVPGEYRAYPYVVADYARLTLENGRKAVMEFKKLAENSLGAERIAVFKADVDNLGLIFSRGLKDRNPALVASLSRLMDYFFKAYLVSIISGRLEKGALPDDVPRLPTARELGKERHQGLSQTPANVVVVYAGGDDLFIVGAWNEVFNLAFLIRETFSAYTGRNPNVTMSAGIATFAHDFPVSRMAQVAEERLETAKDEGKDRVYIIERTSPRDYGWDLSFPVSYRWGGYRELWRRYAGKFRVTADGLQVWNGERGRWERVPKSQLWKLLELRELYVRNPDGIRWNYLLAYYVSRMELEGVFRDLVSIDLQLLSRGEPQRIYWIDGVLKPLLLAVRG; this is translated from the coding sequence TTGAAGCAGGACGTCGAAACGCTGGCCCTCGCCGCCGCCCTTCTGCCACTGGGCAGGGTGCTGTCGAGGGCGGGCCGCGGTTCCCCGGGAAAGGCGGGGTTCGAGTTTCTCGTTGGGCTTTCAGAGAGGTCAGGGAGGGAGGAATACAGGAGGGTCGCACCGTTCCAGTTGCTCCTCGACGGGTGGGAGGCCTTCGCGGACTCGGTGAGCGATGAGAAAACCCTAAAGTTGGGGAGGGCCATCTTCGAGGCGATGGAACTGCTCGGGGAGTGCCGCGAGGAGGACCCCTCCACTCCCCTCGTCTCCGTCTTCACGCTCGTGGACATCGGCAAGGGGAGTCCCGAGATGCTCTACTACCGGCCGGTGGAGCTGGACCTCGGAAAGGAGTTCCCGACACCGGAGAGGGAGGTGGAGGTGACCCCCGCCTGGTACTCCGACGTGGTGGGGCGGATAAGCTACGCCCTCTCACAGCCCGGCCAGTACCCGGACTCAAGCAGGGTCATGGCGGTTCTCGAGAGATACCTGACCTTCGTGCCCGCCTGCACATCGGACCCAAGGGTTTCCCTCTACGACTACTCCCGCATGCTCTCGGCCCTCGCGGTGTCGCTGTACCTTGCCGGGGAGGCGGAGAAGCCGTTCCTCTTCGTGGAAGGTGACCTCTCGGGCATCCAGCGCTTCGTCTTCACGATAACCTCCAAGGGAGCGCTCAAGATGCTCAGGGCCAGGTCGATATACCTCGACCTCCTGGCCTGGGACGTCGTGCTGGAGGTACTCGGAAGGCTCGGCCTCCCGAGGTCTTGCATCATCTACAACGGCGGGGGTGCGTTTACTCTCATACTCCCCAACACCGATGACACCATTTCAACCCTCCGCCGCGTCAGGGAAAGGCTGGAGCGCTTCCTACTCGGGGAGTTCGACGGCTCCCTTTACCTCGCACTCGACTGGGACGAGGTTGGCAGGGAGGAGATGAGGACCTTCAGAAACGGAAGCCTCTGGAGGGACATGAAGGCCAAGGTCGGGGAGAGGAAGAGCAGGCGGTTCCTCGATGTGATAGGTGAGTTCGTCGATTCCGATGGCTTCCACAAGCTGGAGGAGTGCGCCGTCTGCAGGAAGCAGATAACGCCCGCCGAGGCCAAGAAGTTCACGATACGGAACGAGGAGGGGGAGGAGCTCAAGCTCTGCGGGCGCTGCTACGAGCTGTGGCACCTCGGAACGGCCCTGCCCAAGACCGGCCTCTTCGTCAGGATTGGCGGGGAAAACCTCGAGGAGTACGGTGAGGATCCGAAGAGCTCCGTTCTGTTGTCGTTCTCCCGCATCTACTGGTTCGACGACGTGAAGATGCTGTCCGAGTGGAACGTTCCGCCCGGTTCGGAGGTACTGCTGAGGAACAGCCTCGACCTGTGGAAGGTTCCGGGAGAGTACCGCGCCTATCCATATGTCGTCGCCGACTACGCGAGGCTGACGCTGGAGAACGGCAGGAAGGCCGTGATGGAATTCAAAAAGCTGGCCGAGAACTCGCTGGGGGCGGAGAGGATAGCGGTCTTCAAGGCCGACGTCGATAACCTCGGTCTCATATTCAGCAGGGGACTTAAGGACAGGAACCCGGCCCTTGTCGCGAGCCTCTCAAGGCTGATGGACTACTTCTTCAAGGCCTACCTCGTGTCCATAATCTCGGGGAGACTGGAGAAAGGGGCCCTGCCCGACGACGTGCCGAGGCTTCCCACCGCGAGGGAGCTGGGGAAGGAACGACACCAGGGGCTGAGCCAGACACCCGCCAACGTGGTCGTCGTCTACGCCGGCGGCGATGACCTCTTCATCGTTGGCGCGTGGAACGAGGTCTTCAACCTGGCCTTCCTCATCAGGGAGACGTTTTCGGCCTACACCGGGAGGAACCCGAACGTGACGATGTCCGCTGGGATAGCGACCTTCGCCCACGACTTCCCAGTGTCGAGGATGGCCCAGGTGGCTGAGGAGAGGCTCGAAACGGCAAAGGACGAGGGCAAGGACCGTGTTTACATAATCGAGCGCACCAGCCCGAGGGACTATGGCTGGGACTTAAGCTTCCCCGTCTCCTACCGCTGGGGCGGGTACAGGGAGCTGTGGCGCAGGTACGCCGGCAAATTCAGGGTAACCGCCGATGGACTGCAGGTCTGGAACGGGGAGCGCGGAAGGTGGGAAAGGGTGCCCAAGTCACAGCTCTGGAAGCTCCTCGAGCTGAGGGAGCTTTACGTCCGCAACCCGGACGGGATAAGGTGGAACTACCTTCTCGCTTACTACGTCTCCCGCATGGAGCTGGAGGGGGTCTTCAGGGATCTCGTCTCAATCGACCTCCAGCTCCTCTCGAGGGGAGAACCCCAGAGGATATACTGGATCGACGGGGTTCTGAAGCCCCTCCTCCTTGCGGTTAGGGGGTGA
- a CDS encoding AIR synthase family protein, translating into MLPPGKIPPEKLGKFVFNRLGARDDGVLVSSGPGIDAAAIEFGDRVLVASTDPITGAEKGIGFYAVHVNANDVATFGARPRWFLVSILLPENSDEGLLERIMEELHGSALKLGVAIVGGHTEVTPGLDRPIVVGTMLGEVEREKLVTSNGARAGDAIILTKWAGLEGTAIIASERGEELEGVLGREIVERARSFIEMISVVEDALTANSVGVHAMHDPTEGGVTNGLHEMADAAGLGFRVYRGRIPIRGETLEICRFYNLDPLALISSGALLIAAPREKAGEILAALAKKGINASVIGEFLDDAGTRVIVENGTERPLERPESDELWKVV; encoded by the coding sequence ATGCTTCCGCCAGGCAAGATACCACCGGAAAAGTTAGGGAAGTTCGTGTTCAACAGGCTGGGGGCAAGGGACGACGGGGTTCTGGTTTCTTCTGGCCCGGGAATAGATGCCGCCGCGATAGAATTCGGCGATAGGGTTCTCGTCGCCTCGACGGACCCGATAACCGGGGCGGAGAAGGGAATAGGATTCTACGCCGTCCACGTCAATGCCAACGACGTGGCCACGTTTGGAGCCAGGCCGAGGTGGTTCCTTGTTTCGATCCTCCTGCCAGAGAACTCGGACGAGGGGCTCTTGGAGAGGATAATGGAGGAGCTCCACGGGAGCGCCCTCAAGCTCGGCGTTGCCATAGTCGGAGGCCACACGGAGGTAACGCCGGGCCTCGACAGGCCGATAGTCGTTGGAACTATGCTCGGTGAGGTCGAGAGGGAAAAGCTCGTTACCTCGAACGGGGCCAGGGCGGGGGACGCGATAATCCTCACCAAGTGGGCCGGCCTGGAGGGGACGGCCATAATAGCGAGCGAGCGCGGTGAGGAACTGGAGGGGGTCCTGGGAAGGGAGATCGTGGAGAGGGCGCGCTCTTTCATCGAGATGATAAGCGTCGTTGAAGACGCCCTAACCGCCAACTCGGTTGGAGTCCACGCGATGCACGACCCGACGGAGGGAGGGGTCACCAACGGCCTCCACGAGATGGCCGATGCTGCCGGCCTGGGCTTCCGGGTTTACAGGGGGAGGATACCCATCAGGGGGGAGACCCTCGAGATCTGCCGGTTCTACAACCTCGATCCCCTGGCCCTGATAAGCTCGGGGGCGCTCCTCATAGCCGCCCCCAGGGAGAAGGCCGGGGAAATCCTCGCGGCCCTGGCGAAGAAGGGCATAAACGCCTCCGTCATCGGGGAGTTCCTTGACGACGCGGGGACGAGGGTCATCGTCGAGAACGGTACGGAAAGGCCCCTTGAAAGGCCCGAGAGCGACGAGCTGTGGAAGGTCGTCTAA
- the cas6 gene encoding CRISPR-associated endoribonuclease Cas6, translated as MRRCFRMRIKLDLEPEESFPFYAVGKHTVQAMIYTHLNGTDYSDLHDRKGFKFFTFSDIYPSGPFEPGKRKSLIISSPDEGLIETLYEKLLPDEKLYLGRHALKIVSLKKFRLRPRKAFITGSPVVLSAPGDGRFFTFHHHNSLAYFVERLTELAVRKYEAFTGEDFELDGPLFTRMIPRVRRKGWLDIYVRVNIRGRYFDVPGTTWEYLEAPLNESNRDFYAFTMDAGIGELNSLGFGFLNPLKKKP; from the coding sequence GTGAGAAGGTGTTTCAGGATGAGGATAAAGCTCGACCTGGAGCCCGAGGAAAGCTTCCCCTTCTACGCCGTTGGAAAACACACCGTCCAGGCGATGATATACACCCACCTCAACGGGACGGATTACTCTGATCTTCACGACAGGAAGGGCTTCAAGTTCTTCACCTTCTCCGACATCTACCCCAGCGGGCCCTTCGAGCCGGGCAAAAGGAAAAGCCTGATAATCAGCTCCCCGGACGAGGGGTTAATCGAGACGCTCTACGAGAAGCTCCTCCCAGATGAGAAGCTCTACCTCGGGAGGCACGCGCTTAAAATAGTCTCACTGAAGAAGTTCAGGCTAAGGCCGAGAAAGGCCTTCATAACCGGCTCCCCCGTCGTCCTCTCCGCCCCGGGAGACGGTCGCTTCTTCACCTTCCACCACCACAACAGCCTCGCCTACTTCGTCGAGAGGCTCACCGAGCTGGCCGTGAGGAAGTACGAGGCCTTCACGGGCGAGGACTTCGAGCTCGACGGCCCGCTCTTCACGAGGATGATCCCGAGGGTGAGGAGGAAGGGCTGGCTCGACATCTACGTCAGGGTTAATATCCGCGGGCGCTACTTCGACGTCCCGGGCACAACATGGGAGTACCTCGAGGCCCCGCTGAACGAGTCAAACAGGGACTTCTACGCCTTCACGATGGACGCCGGAATCGGGGAGCTGAACAGCCTGGGGTTCGGCTTTCTGAATCCGCTCAAGAAAAAGCCGTGA
- the csm3 gene encoding type III-A CRISPR-associated RAMP protein Csm3: protein MTDMNRLVYGKVIIRGRIRAVTGLHIGAQREVSEIGGIDNYVIKDPVTGLPYIPGSSLKGRLRGLLELMVNTELEKGGNVPSQIKLKYKPGYCTVEEIKNKKCDRFFNRAVGKVVIHVCDEYETARVCPVCRLFGSSGNSNFPSRVIVRDARLAEEWVDRWKAGEEITEAKVEVAIDRVTSAANPRTNERVVAGAEFEFEIIYTIEDTAQWKEDLRNLFSAMKMLEDTYLGGSGSRGYGKVEFRLTEIVFRPLEYYTENGEEKTLVKKAPNEALTIEGVRGSFDELFKLSIGG from the coding sequence ATGACCGATATGAACCGGCTCGTTTACGGTAAGGTCATAATCAGGGGGCGCATCAGGGCCGTGACCGGGCTGCACATAGGGGCCCAGAGGGAGGTCTCCGAGATAGGGGGCATTGACAACTACGTGATAAAGGACCCCGTGACGGGGCTGCCCTACATACCCGGCTCCTCTCTGAAGGGCAGGCTCAGGGGACTCCTCGAGCTGATGGTCAACACGGAGCTTGAGAAGGGAGGCAACGTTCCGAGCCAGATAAAGTTGAAGTACAAGCCCGGCTACTGCACTGTTGAGGAGATTAAAAACAAAAAATGCGACAGGTTCTTCAACAGGGCCGTTGGGAAGGTCGTCATCCACGTCTGCGACGAGTACGAGACCGCCAGGGTCTGCCCCGTCTGCAGGCTCTTCGGTTCGAGCGGAAACAGCAACTTCCCCTCGAGGGTAATCGTCAGGGACGCCAGGCTGGCTGAGGAGTGGGTGGATAGGTGGAAGGCGGGCGAGGAGATAACCGAGGCGAAGGTAGAGGTCGCCATCGACAGGGTCACCTCCGCCGCGAACCCGAGGACGAACGAGCGCGTCGTTGCCGGGGCGGAGTTCGAGTTCGAGATAATCTACACCATCGAGGACACCGCCCAGTGGAAGGAGGACCTCAGGAACCTGTTCTCGGCAATGAAGATGCTTGAGGACACCTACCTCGGCGGTTCGGGTTCCAGGGGCTATGGAAAGGTCGAGTTCAGGCTCACGGAAATCGTCTTCAGGCCCCTTGAATACTACACCGAGAACGGCGAGGAGAAAACGCTCGTTAAGAAGGCGCCGAATGAGGCACTCACCATCGAGGGGGTGAGGGGTTCGTTCGATGAACTGTTCAAACTCAGCATCGGGGGATGA
- a CDS encoding PDDEXK family nuclease, protein MGMPGRTARKLVSSLLLLTPAVAMFLENAALMEMESFFKWLPEDIATHLIEVEYWVVDHIRPATSLPTDYVVFLMASLIVFLISFGLALFAGWKLGGSRRDSLGVFFSTFLSRYFIGELAVSAYGLFLFVLFAVILTAWLPDAIKMGNPWFVLGTVFYFLSIIFATAFAYPAPKKKEKMDHPKTRYLVYGLSFPSNWDLVNNASCEDMRRNRKINANGKEAPVSLFPLYVSMHYHFKDGPLESLYLLVTKEAHLASLDPPKLKTEVKDLLLLFFEKASKCLDVRFLVRWPSEDEEKIESGPGRTITVNFVPIRDSNDVRMIFQDIRGSRIAELIKENSGDVTFHLTGGTAPMSIAMMLHAIKGDAHAEYARQRVFDVEPNDLLVSVDMDVFDLEDLVRELRDYFERQYEKGEKD, encoded by the coding sequence GTGGGAATGCCAGGCAGGACCGCCCGAAAGCTCGTCTCTTCCCTACTTCTGCTGACACCTGCCGTCGCTATGTTTCTGGAAAACGCCGCCCTAATGGAGATGGAAAGTTTCTTCAAATGGCTTCCAGAGGATATCGCTACGCACCTCATAGAGGTCGAGTATTGGGTGGTTGATCACATAAGGCCAGCAACGTCTTTGCCAACGGATTACGTTGTTTTTCTAATGGCCTCGCTGATTGTGTTCCTCATTTCCTTTGGGCTTGCCCTCTTCGCCGGCTGGAAGCTCGGGGGAAGCCGAAGGGACTCGTTGGGCGTTTTCTTCAGCACTTTCCTATCAAGGTACTTCATAGGCGAGCTGGCAGTTTCAGCGTACGGTCTCTTCCTCTTTGTTCTCTTCGCCGTGATCCTGACGGCATGGCTCCCCGATGCAATCAAGATGGGTAACCCCTGGTTCGTCTTAGGCACGGTCTTCTACTTCCTCTCGATAATCTTCGCCACGGCCTTTGCCTACCCGGCGCCGAAGAAAAAAGAGAAGATGGATCACCCGAAGACGCGATACCTCGTCTACGGCCTGAGTTTCCCTAGCAACTGGGATCTGGTCAATAACGCGAGCTGTGAGGACATGAGGCGCAACAGGAAGATAAACGCGAACGGAAAGGAAGCGCCCGTTTCCCTCTTTCCCCTCTACGTCTCAATGCACTACCACTTCAAAGACGGCCCGCTTGAGTCCCTTTACCTCCTCGTGACGAAGGAGGCTCACTTGGCGAGTCTCGATCCGCCCAAGCTGAAGACCGAGGTGAAGGACCTCCTGCTGCTCTTTTTCGAGAAGGCTTCAAAATGCTTGGACGTGCGGTTCCTGGTGAGGTGGCCGAGCGAGGACGAAGAGAAGATTGAGAGCGGGCCGGGGAGAACCATCACGGTGAACTTCGTCCCGATCAGGGATTCAAACGACGTCAGAATGATATTTCAGGATATCCGCGGCTCCCGGATAGCGGAGCTGATAAAGGAGAACAGCGGGGATGTAACCTTCCATCTGACGGGTGGGACTGCACCGATGAGCATAGCCATGATGCTCCACGCCATAAAGGGCGACGCCCACGCGGAGTACGCCAGGCAGAGGGTCTTCGACGTTGAACCCAATGATCTACTAGTCTCCGTGGACATGGACGTCTTTGACCTCGAGGACCTCGTCAGGGAGCTGAGGGACTACTTCGAGAGGCAGTACGAGAAGGGGGAGAAGGACTAG
- a CDS encoding ribosome biogenesis/translation initiation ATPase RLI: protein MRIAVIDYDRCNPDKCGNFLCERVCPVNRMGGEAIIIDEENYRPVIQEASCTGCGICVHKCPFNAITIVNLPEELEEGCVHRYGVNAFVLYRLPVVKDGMVVGILGPNGTGKTTAVKILAGQLLPNLCGDNESWDNVIRAFRGNELQTYFERLKNGEIRPVVKPQYVDLIPKAVKGKVRDLLRRADEVGAFDDVVRELELENVLDRDIKHLSGGELQRVAIAAAILRKAHFYFFDEPSSYLDIRQRLKVARIIRKLADSGKSVLTVEHDLAVLDYLSDVIHVVYGKPGAYGIFSQPKGTRNGINEFLRGYLRDENVRFRPYEIRFTKSSERQSQASDVLVQYPRLVKDYGGFKLEVEPGELYMGEVVSIVGPNGIGKTTFVKMLAGVEEPTGGEVDWELKVSYKPQYIKADYEGTVYELLSRIDAAKLLNSFYKTELLNPLGIPDLYDKQVNELSGGELQRVAITAALIRDADLYLLDEPSAYLDVEQRLAVSRAIRHLMEKEGKTALVVEHDVLMIDYISDRLMVFEGEPGRHGRALPPMGMREGMNRFLASVGITFRRDPETGRPRANKEGSVKDREQKEMGEYYYVSA, encoded by the coding sequence ATGAGGATAGCGGTCATCGATTACGACAGGTGTAACCCTGACAAGTGCGGTAACTTCCTGTGCGAGCGGGTCTGTCCGGTCAATCGAATGGGTGGAGAGGCGATAATCATAGACGAGGAGAACTACCGGCCGGTGATTCAGGAGGCGAGCTGTACCGGCTGTGGGATATGTGTGCATAAGTGTCCCTTCAACGCGATAACCATAGTGAACCTCCCGGAGGAGCTTGAGGAGGGCTGCGTGCACCGCTACGGCGTGAACGCCTTCGTTCTCTACCGCCTCCCCGTGGTCAAGGACGGCATGGTCGTTGGCATACTCGGACCGAACGGAACCGGTAAGACAACGGCCGTTAAAATCCTCGCGGGCCAGCTCCTGCCGAACCTCTGCGGCGACAACGAGAGCTGGGACAACGTGATCAGGGCCTTCCGAGGCAACGAGCTCCAAACCTACTTCGAGAGACTGAAGAACGGCGAGATCAGGCCGGTGGTGAAGCCCCAGTACGTCGATTTGATCCCCAAGGCCGTTAAGGGCAAGGTCAGGGATCTGCTCAGGAGGGCTGATGAGGTTGGCGCCTTTGACGATGTTGTCAGGGAGCTCGAGCTTGAGAACGTCCTCGACAGGGACATAAAGCACCTCTCCGGCGGTGAGTTGCAGAGGGTTGCGATAGCCGCGGCGATACTGAGGAAGGCCCACTTCTACTTCTTCGACGAGCCCTCGAGCTACCTCGACATAAGGCAGCGCCTGAAGGTGGCGAGGATAATCAGGAAGCTGGCAGATTCCGGCAAGTCCGTCCTCACGGTGGAGCACGACCTGGCGGTGCTCGACTACCTGAGCGACGTGATTCACGTCGTCTACGGCAAGCCAGGAGCTTACGGTATATTCTCCCAGCCGAAGGGCACGCGCAACGGGATAAACGAGTTTCTGCGCGGCTACCTTAGGGACGAGAACGTCCGCTTCAGGCCCTACGAGATAAGGTTCACGAAATCCAGCGAGAGGCAGAGCCAGGCGAGTGACGTGCTCGTCCAGTACCCGCGCCTCGTGAAGGACTACGGGGGCTTCAAGCTCGAGGTCGAGCCGGGGGAGCTCTACATGGGCGAGGTGGTGAGCATAGTTGGGCCAAACGGTATCGGCAAGACGACCTTCGTGAAGATGCTGGCCGGCGTGGAGGAGCCGACAGGGGGAGAAGTTGATTGGGAGCTGAAGGTTTCCTACAAGCCCCAGTACATCAAGGCCGACTACGAGGGCACGGTTTACGAGCTTCTGAGCAGGATTGACGCGGCAAAGCTTCTCAACAGCTTCTACAAGACCGAACTGCTCAACCCCCTCGGAATCCCCGACCTCTACGACAAGCAGGTGAACGAGCTTTCGGGCGGTGAGCTCCAGCGCGTTGCCATAACGGCGGCCCTGATAAGGGACGCGGATCTTTACCTCCTCGACGAGCCCTCCGCTTACCTCGACGTCGAGCAGCGCTTGGCCGTTTCGAGGGCGATAAGGCACCTGATGGAGAAGGAAGGCAAGACCGCCCTGGTGGTCGAGCACGACGTGCTGATGATAGACTACATCAGCGACAGACTGATGGTCTTCGAGGGCGAGCCGGGGAGGCACGGAAGGGCCCTTCCGCCGATGGGAATGAGAGAAGGCATGAACCGCTTCCTGGCGTCGGTGGGGATAACCTTCCGCCGCGACCCCGAGACGGGAAGGCCGAGGGCCAACAAAGAGGGGAGCGTGAAGGACAGGGAGCAGAAGGAGATGGGCGAGTACTACTACGTCTCGGCCTGA